In Bradyrhizobium lablabi, one DNA window encodes the following:
- a CDS encoding MFS transporter yields MTVTIAAVEAKRSRVRIFIVLMLFIVTTVNYADRATLSIAGAALSKELQLDPVALGYVFSAFGWSYVAAQVPGGWLLDRYGSKWVYACSILIWSVFTFMQGTIGFFAGGTAIVLLFALRFLVGLAEAPSFPANARIVAAWFPSNERGTASAFFNSGQYFATVLFAPLMGWIAHDFGWRYVFFVMGAVGLVIGLIWIMTIHGPKDHPGVNSIEFDYIKDGGALVDMDAGQGAQSGPKWDHIRQLLGNRMMLGVYLGQYCINALTYFFLTWFPVYLVKERGLTILQAGFVATLPALCGFLGGVLGGVISDVILRKTNSLTLARKIPIVGGMLLSMAIIGCNYVDGQAFVVGLMALAFFGKGIGALGWAVVSDTSPKEAGGVSGGLFNMFGNLSSITTPIIVGYILSATGSFNGALVFIGANALVAAVAYLFVVGKIERVQLQPS; encoded by the coding sequence ATGACCGTGACGATCGCCGCCGTCGAAGCCAAGAGGTCCCGCGTCCGCATCTTCATCGTGCTGATGCTGTTTATCGTGACGACGGTCAATTACGCCGATCGTGCGACGCTCTCGATCGCGGGCGCGGCGCTGTCGAAGGAGCTTCAACTCGATCCGGTCGCGCTTGGCTACGTGTTCTCAGCCTTTGGCTGGTCATATGTTGCAGCCCAGGTCCCTGGCGGGTGGCTGCTCGATCGCTACGGCTCAAAATGGGTTTATGCCTGCAGCATTTTGATTTGGTCGGTCTTCACATTCATGCAGGGCACTATCGGCTTCTTCGCGGGCGGAACTGCGATCGTCCTGCTATTCGCGTTGCGCTTCCTGGTCGGTCTCGCGGAGGCGCCGTCGTTCCCCGCTAACGCCCGCATCGTCGCGGCCTGGTTTCCGAGCAATGAACGCGGGACCGCCTCGGCCTTCTTCAATTCGGGGCAATATTTTGCGACCGTATTGTTCGCGCCGCTGATGGGCTGGATCGCCCATGATTTCGGCTGGCGCTACGTCTTCTTCGTGATGGGCGCCGTTGGTCTGGTCATCGGGCTAATCTGGATCATGACCATCCATGGTCCGAAGGACCACCCCGGCGTCAATTCCATCGAATTCGACTACATCAAGGACGGCGGCGCGCTGGTCGACATGGACGCCGGCCAGGGTGCGCAAAGCGGGCCAAAATGGGACCACATCCGGCAACTGCTCGGCAATCGCATGATGCTCGGGGTCTATCTCGGACAATATTGCATCAACGCCCTCACCTACTTCTTTCTGACCTGGTTCCCGGTCTATCTCGTCAAGGAACGAGGCCTGACCATCCTGCAGGCGGGGTTTGTCGCGACGCTGCCGGCGCTCTGTGGATTCTTGGGCGGCGTGCTCGGCGGCGTGATCTCCGACGTCATCTTGCGCAAGACCAACTCGCTGACGCTGGCGCGCAAGATCCCGATCGTCGGCGGCATGCTGCTCTCGATGGCGATCATCGGCTGCAATTATGTGGACGGACAGGCGTTCGTCGTCGGCCTGATGGCGCTGGCCTTTTTCGGCAAGGGCATCGGCGCGCTCGGCTGGGCTGTGGTGTCGGACACCTCGCCCAAGGAAGCCGGCGGGGTTTCGGGCGGCCTGTTCAACATGTTCGGCAATCTGTCGAGCATCACGACGCCGATCATCGTCGGCTACATCCTCAGCGCCACGGGCTCCTTCAACGGCGCGCTGGTGTTTATCGGCGCCAATGCGCTGGTCGCGGCGGTCGCCTACCTCTTTGTCGTCGGCAAGATCGAACGGGTGCAATTGCAACCATCCTGA
- a CDS encoding GNAT family N-acetyltransferase — MPIGILGYRDGAPIAWCSIAPRDTYRHLGGLDDFETTERVWALACFFVKREYRGHGISKKLLLAAVDHAARNGATIVEAYPVDPDSPSYRFMGFVETFSEAGFQKVGQAGQRRHVMRFPIPR; from the coding sequence GTGCCGATCGGCATTCTCGGCTATCGTGACGGCGCCCCCATCGCCTGGTGTTCGATCGCGCCTCGGGACACCTACCGCCATCTCGGGGGCCTTGATGATTTCGAAACGACTGAACGAGTCTGGGCGTTGGCGTGCTTCTTCGTTAAGCGAGAGTATCGCGGCCACGGAATCTCGAAAAAGTTGCTTCTGGCAGCCGTTGATCATGCCGCGCGCAACGGCGCGACCATCGTGGAAGCCTACCCTGTCGATCCGGATTCTCCGAGCTATCGCTTCATGGGCTTTGTCGAAACCTTCAGCGAAGCCGGCTTTCAGAAGGTAGGACAGGCCGGTCAACGGCGTCACGTCATGCGCTTTCCTATCCCGCGTTGA
- a CDS encoding single-stranded DNA-binding protein gives MTAFALISGVIFRAPMQKTAKSGKLFTTCTVKAGADDNGGDFWNVLSFSESGQFELLRLEVGDAVSVRGKLKVETYAANDGTTKISRTIFADAALGLRPAPREKKQKAPPAGSKAADALAKQSILPDATPEIAAGGPAFFNDDIPFEAVR, from the coding sequence ATGACCGCATTTGCATTGATCAGCGGCGTCATCTTTCGCGCACCGATGCAGAAGACGGCGAAGAGCGGGAAGCTCTTCACGACCTGCACAGTGAAGGCCGGGGCGGACGACAACGGCGGCGATTTTTGGAACGTCTTGAGTTTTTCCGAAAGCGGACAGTTCGAGCTGTTGCGGCTCGAGGTTGGCGACGCCGTTTCGGTGCGCGGCAAACTGAAGGTCGAAACCTACGCCGCGAACGACGGGACAACGAAGATCAGCAGGACGATCTTCGCGGATGCTGCATTGGGGCTGCGTCCCGCGCCTCGCGAGAAAAAGCAGAAGGCGCCTCCGGCGGGCAGCAAAGCTGCGGACGCGCTTGCAAAACAATCGATCTTGCCCGACGCGACGCCAGAGATTGCAGCAGGGGGGCCAGCGTTTTTTAACGACGACATACCTTTTGAGGCAGTGCGATGA
- a CDS encoding AAA family ATPase, translating into MDQLSPPVDRLAYIGRDVSLAQPGEKLSVFVDRANAVGGLVRDGFLSATAVSEKLWQTARAHNLVGSPGSELEEHITNVIEGAVALADEDEPPMPAGPDDYGGHSASTAPSDQSPLALVTPQQWKGVELEPMRWLATHRVPADDVTILSGDGGLGKTTVALQLGVSVARNLGDWLGTTTLSGPVIFFSAEEPESEMRRRLDRVARKRGIEPEQIEHLYFHFAEPDKALLGISTPAGTIAPTATFQALARSVTDVRPALLIVDSVAAVFGGNQNDRVQARTFVSMFRRLAREAGCAIVLLDHPSLSGMNSGTGRGGNMDWSNVVRSRLYLRTVEEEEAAFRELEVVKSNYGPAGEKVRLRWEDGSFVLKTVQSTPQQAATFAKIDDLFLKLLDKRTAQGRRVYPTKGSGYAPSVFAIDPDAAGITPKALATSMERLFSERKIVTIEEGPPSKRVTRIARAEVSKDG; encoded by the coding sequence ATGGACCAGCTCTCCCCGCCGGTCGATCGCCTTGCCTATATCGGCCGCGATGTTTCGCTCGCCCAGCCTGGCGAAAAGCTCTCCGTATTTGTGGACCGCGCCAACGCCGTCGGCGGTTTGGTCCGCGACGGGTTCCTCAGCGCGACAGCCGTGAGTGAAAAGCTTTGGCAAACGGCCCGGGCTCATAATCTCGTTGGGTCGCCAGGCAGCGAACTGGAAGAACACATCACCAATGTGATCGAAGGCGCGGTCGCATTGGCCGACGAGGACGAGCCGCCAATGCCGGCTGGACCTGATGATTACGGCGGGCACAGCGCGTCCACGGCGCCGAGCGATCAATCACCACTCGCGCTCGTCACCCCACAGCAGTGGAAAGGCGTCGAGCTCGAGCCCATGCGCTGGCTCGCGACACATCGCGTCCCGGCCGATGACGTCACCATCCTTTCCGGTGATGGAGGCCTCGGCAAGACGACCGTCGCGCTGCAACTCGGCGTTTCCGTCGCGCGCAATCTTGGCGACTGGCTCGGAACGACAACCTTGTCGGGCCCCGTCATTTTCTTCAGCGCCGAGGAGCCGGAAAGCGAAATGCGCCGGCGCCTCGATCGCGTCGCTCGAAAGCGCGGGATCGAGCCCGAACAGATCGAGCATCTCTATTTTCACTTCGCGGAACCCGACAAGGCCTTGCTGGGCATCTCTACACCCGCCGGCACGATCGCCCCGACGGCAACGTTCCAGGCTCTTGCCAGATCGGTGACGGATGTCAGGCCGGCGCTGCTGATCGTCGATAGCGTCGCCGCGGTCTTCGGCGGTAACCAGAACGACCGGGTCCAAGCCCGAACATTCGTGAGCATGTTTCGCCGCCTGGCGCGAGAGGCGGGATGCGCCATCGTGCTGCTCGACCATCCGTCGCTGAGCGGCATGAACAGCGGCACCGGCCGCGGCGGCAACATGGATTGGAGCAACGTCGTCCGGTCCCGCCTGTATCTGCGGACGGTGGAGGAGGAAGAGGCTGCCTTCCGCGAGCTCGAAGTCGTCAAGAGCAATTATGGTCCCGCCGGCGAGAAGGTCAGGCTCCGTTGGGAGGATGGATCGTTCGTCCTCAAGACCGTTCAGTCAACGCCACAGCAGGCCGCCACTTTCGCAAAGATCGATGACCTGTTCCTGAAGCTGCTCGACAAGCGGACCGCTCAGGGCCGCCGGGTCTATCCGACCAAGGGTTCCGGATACGCGCCGAGTGTCTTTGCGATCGACCCGGACGCCGCCGGCATCACCCCCAAGGCCCTCGCAACCTCCATGGAGAGGCTCTTCAGCGAGCGCAAAATCGTCACCATCGAGGAGGGACCGCCATCGAAAAGAGTAACCCGCATCGCCCGCGCCGAGGTGTCCAAGGATGGCTAA
- a CDS encoding recombinase family protein — MADGKWISYLRVSTDRQGKSGLGLEAQRAAVADYLNGGQWKLIKEFVEVESGKRADRPQLEAALAACRLHGAKLVIAKLDRLSRDAHFLLGLDKAGVDFVAADMPNANRLTVGIMAMVAEEERRMISARTKAALAAAKARGTKLGGRRRKVIGINERGRKIYGEVVRGSADAIAKAQAAIQQRADARAADIGPTVRALQAAGAASLRAIAAGLNAQGIPTARGQGTWSANQVARVLERLQETA, encoded by the coding sequence ATGGCAGACGGCAAGTGGATTTCGTACCTCAGGGTCTCAACCGATCGGCAGGGCAAAAGCGGCCTTGGCCTCGAAGCGCAGCGCGCGGCTGTGGCCGATTATCTCAACGGCGGCCAGTGGAAACTGATCAAGGAATTTGTCGAGGTGGAAAGCGGAAAGCGGGCCGATCGGCCACAGCTCGAGGCTGCACTGGCTGCCTGCCGGCTGCACGGCGCAAAGCTCGTCATTGCCAAGCTTGATCGCCTATCGCGCGATGCTCACTTCCTACTCGGATTGGACAAGGCCGGCGTCGATTTCGTTGCGGCCGATATGCCGAATGCCAACCGGCTCACGGTCGGAATCATGGCCATGGTGGCGGAGGAAGAGCGGCGCATGATCAGCGCCCGCACAAAGGCGGCATTGGCCGCCGCCAAGGCGCGCGGCACGAAGCTCGGCGGGCGTCGCCGGAAGGTGATCGGCATTAACGAACGTGGCCGGAAGATCTATGGCGAAGTGGTCCGCGGCTCTGCCGATGCCATCGCCAAGGCTCAGGCGGCGATACAGCAGCGTGCGGACGCCAGGGCGGCCGACATCGGCCCGACCGTGAGAGCGTTGCAGGCAGCCGGGGCAGCGAGCCTGCGTGCCATCGCAGCGGGGCTCAATGCTCAAGGCATCCCGACGGCGCGCGGGCAGGGCACATGGTCCGCCAACCAGGTCGCGCGCGTCCTCGAGCGGCTGCAGGAGACCGCATGA
- a CDS encoding glycine-rich domain-containing protein codes for MRPAIILRSAVAACLLLGVVAARAQIFAPPYVNFASGTPLSCSGGTHTVVSGHDVYTFTASGTLTCTGSGTANYLVVAGGGGGDISGGGAGGLLTGATLLSAGSYVITVGNGGLGATASNNATSGGNSSLGALVTAVGGGRGISSIASVSGGSGGGGYSSGGGAGAAGTAGQGNAGGNSGASQNAGGGGGCGAVGSNGGPGTTGTGGNGGAGCSSSISGSAVTYAGGGGGAANTTPGSGGSGGGGAAGASSGTSGTANTGGGGGGIFTAYAPSGGNGGSGIIIARVN; via the coding sequence ATGAGGCCAGCGATCATCCTGCGGAGTGCGGTTGCCGCCTGCCTGCTGCTTGGCGTCGTAGCCGCAAGGGCTCAAATCTTTGCCCCGCCCTATGTGAATTTTGCATCGGGAACGCCGCTGTCTTGCTCTGGCGGCACGCACACAGTAGTTAGCGGGCACGATGTCTATACATTCACGGCCAGCGGCACACTGACGTGCACGGGCAGCGGAACAGCGAACTATCTCGTCGTGGCGGGCGGGGGCGGGGGCGACATCAGCGGGGGTGGCGCTGGCGGTCTGTTGACTGGAGCCACTTTGCTATCCGCAGGCAGCTACGTGATTACGGTTGGCAACGGTGGATTGGGGGCGACGGCATCAAATAATGCTACGAGCGGAGGTAACTCATCACTCGGCGCGCTCGTCACTGCGGTAGGAGGTGGGCGCGGTATTAGTTCTATCGCATCTGTTAGCGGTGGTTCTGGCGGTGGTGGCTATAGTAGCGGTGGCGGTGCGGGCGCGGCAGGAACGGCGGGGCAGGGTAATGCTGGAGGCAACAGCGGCGCTTCACAAAATGCAGGCGGTGGCGGCGGCTGTGGGGCGGTCGGTAGTAATGGTGGCCCCGGAACAACAGGGACGGGCGGCAATGGTGGTGCGGGATGCTCATCATCGATTAGTGGTTCCGCCGTTACCTATGCAGGTGGTGGCGGTGGTGCTGCCAACACAACACCGGGCAGTGGCGGTTCTGGTGGGGGTGGTGCGGCTGGCGCGTCGTCTGGAACATCTGGCACGGCGAACACGGGTGGCGGCGGCGGCGGCATTTTTACAGCCTACGCGCCGAGCGGCGGCAATGGCGGCTCCGGCATCATCATCGCCAGGGTGAACTAA
- a CDS encoding tyrosine-type recombinase/integrase, with translation MALTAFQVKNSKPGDKLSDGGGLRLDVDKNGNRSWIFRFTSPVTGKERYMGLGPADDVTLAQARDAAQDTRALIRDGKDPIEDRNAKRAEAKVEASRSVTFKVYADGFISGREAGWKNNKHRQQWRNSLRDYAHPHIGHLPVADVDTEAVLKVLRPIWTKKKETARRVRGRIEAILNSAKAEKLRTGENPALWRGHLDQVLARRKKSDVKHHPALPYEEMPKFWKSLASDTSNAARMLRWIILTACRFNEAYEMDPTAEVKGDLWTVPAIRMKGDRPHFVPLTPLALAQLPFRPVSDVTLANCIARHTDTPATTHGMRSTFRDYAGDETEAAWETAEAAIAHVVGDETEIAYRRRTALAKRRELMMTWADYCNGAV, from the coding sequence ATGGCATTGACCGCATTTCAGGTGAAGAATTCGAAGCCCGGTGACAAGCTGAGTGACGGCGGCGGATTACGGCTCGATGTCGACAAAAACGGCAACCGAAGTTGGATTTTTCGCTTCACGTCGCCGGTCACTGGCAAAGAGCGATACATGGGCTTGGGGCCTGCTGACGACGTGACATTGGCGCAGGCGCGCGACGCGGCGCAGGACACCCGCGCCCTGATACGCGACGGCAAAGACCCTATCGAGGATCGCAATGCCAAGCGCGCCGAGGCCAAGGTGGAGGCCTCCCGCTCCGTCACGTTCAAGGTCTATGCCGATGGATTCATTTCCGGTCGCGAAGCCGGCTGGAAAAACAACAAACATCGCCAGCAATGGCGCAATAGTCTGCGCGACTATGCCCATCCGCATATTGGCCATTTGCCGGTCGCTGACGTCGACACGGAGGCTGTTCTGAAAGTGCTGCGGCCGATTTGGACCAAGAAAAAAGAAACGGCTCGGCGTGTCCGCGGTCGCATCGAAGCAATTCTAAATTCCGCCAAGGCCGAAAAGCTCCGCACTGGCGAAAATCCGGCGCTTTGGCGCGGTCATCTCGACCAGGTGCTTGCCCGACGCAAGAAATCGGACGTGAAGCACCATCCTGCCCTGCCCTATGAGGAGATGCCGAAATTCTGGAAATCGTTGGCCAGCGACACGAGTAACGCAGCGCGCATGTTGCGGTGGATTATTTTAACCGCCTGTCGCTTTAACGAGGCCTACGAAATGGATCCGACCGCCGAAGTGAAGGGCGATCTGTGGACTGTCCCCGCGATCCGCATGAAGGGCGACCGACCGCACTTTGTGCCGCTCACGCCGCTCGCACTGGCGCAATTGCCGTTCCGGCCGGTATCTGACGTCACCCTGGCGAATTGCATTGCGCGCCACACCGATACACCGGCAACGACGCATGGCATGCGGTCGACGTTTCGGGATTACGCGGGTGACGAAACCGAGGCCGCATGGGAAACGGCGGAAGCCGCGATTGCGCACGTCGTGGGCGACGAAACCGAGATCGCCTATCGGCGCCGCACTGCGCTGGCAAAGCGGCGCGAACTGATGATGACTTGGGCGGACTATTGCAACGGTGCGGTTTGA
- a CDS encoding tyrosine-type recombinase/integrase, whose translation MDDATVRMLVAEREKHQRIQAGIPDGADVDLGLVRLPPGTLMFPNVPMKGEEFEFRAPRNPRNFSKEFARRAGRLGFGRTRFHDLRGIHATALLDAGIPVHTVAQRIGDDPAVVLRNYAKRTRSKNADTSLSNAIEALAAGFLGSK comes from the coding sequence TTGGACGACGCCACGGTCAGGATGTTGGTTGCGGAGAGAGAGAAGCACCAGCGCATCCAAGCCGGTATCCCGGACGGCGCCGATGTTGATCTCGGTCTGGTCCGCCTGCCGCCCGGCACCTTGATGTTCCCCAACGTTCCGATGAAGGGCGAGGAGTTCGAATTTAGAGCACCTCGGAACCCGCGCAATTTCTCAAAGGAGTTTGCAAGGCGCGCCGGCCGGCTCGGTTTCGGCAGGACCAGATTTCACGATCTGCGAGGTATCCATGCGACTGCGCTGCTTGATGCCGGCATCCCGGTGCATACCGTGGCGCAGCGGATCGGCGATGACCCTGCCGTGGTGTTGCGCAACTACGCGAAGAGAACCCGATCGAAAAATGCCGACACGTCGCTGTCGAATGCAATCGAAGCGTTGGCGGCCGGTTTTCTCGGGTCAAAATAA
- the galE gene encoding UDP-glucose 4-epimerase GalE: MTVLITGGAGYIGGHAVLAFLDRGETPVVLDDLSTGSRSAIPSEVPFIFGDVGDTSLLLQIIEAHKIDAILHFAAKIVVPESIADPLAYYLNNTAKTRALLEAAVKGKVRYFVFSSTAAVYGNPNRATVNEETVPAPLSPYGMSKLMSEFMIRDVSAAYGQKHVILRYFNVAGADPKGRHGQSTANATHLIKVAIETALGRRPFMNIFGNDYPTPDGTCVRDYVHVSDLAYAHLLALDQLRLDGVSRTLNCGYGRGYSVREVVEAVRRVAGTNFEVRQAPRRPGDPASIIASNDQLVRLGWKPELHDLSVIVQHALAWEKSCVIRV; encoded by the coding sequence ATGACAGTACTTATTACCGGCGGCGCAGGCTATATCGGCGGACATGCGGTTCTGGCGTTTCTAGATCGCGGAGAGACCCCGGTTGTCTTGGACGACCTGTCTACCGGCAGTCGAAGCGCAATTCCTTCGGAAGTACCATTTATCTTCGGCGACGTTGGAGATACTTCGCTATTGCTTCAAATTATTGAAGCGCACAAGATTGATGCAATTTTGCATTTCGCAGCGAAAATAGTCGTACCCGAGTCGATAGCTGATCCGCTCGCTTATTATTTGAACAACACCGCAAAGACGCGGGCTTTACTAGAGGCAGCAGTGAAAGGAAAAGTTAGATATTTCGTTTTCTCTTCAACGGCAGCTGTCTATGGTAATCCAAATAGAGCGACGGTGAATGAAGAAACCGTCCCGGCACCGCTGTCACCGTACGGGATGTCGAAGTTAATGTCCGAATTTATGATCCGTGATGTCAGCGCTGCTTATGGTCAAAAGCATGTAATCTTAAGATATTTCAACGTGGCGGGGGCCGACCCAAAGGGCCGCCATGGTCAATCTACGGCCAATGCCACGCACCTGATTAAAGTAGCAATCGAGACTGCACTTGGTCGACGGCCTTTCATGAATATCTTCGGCAATGACTACCCGACGCCGGATGGGACATGCGTCCGAGATTATGTACACGTTTCCGATTTAGCGTACGCCCACCTTCTCGCGCTCGATCAACTGCGGCTCGACGGAGTTTCTCGAACACTTAACTGCGGATATGGCCGGGGCTACTCGGTACGAGAAGTTGTGGAGGCGGTCAGGCGCGTCGCGGGCACTAACTTCGAAGTTCGTCAAGCGCCTAGACGGCCGGGCGATCCAGCCTCAATAATCGCCAGCAATGACCAATTGGTGAGGCTGGGTTGGAAGCCGGAACTGCATGATCTTTCGGTAATTGTTCAGCATGCCTTGGCTTGGGAAAAATCATGCGTGATCCGGGTGTAA
- a CDS encoding VanZ family protein — MSTGLTRAIAWLYAAALVFLTLGSPRYRFETVLPHNLEHLVAFSISGLLFSIGYRSRPLLAPLAGVGFVAALEVLQIWVAGRHARWIDFAMDALGFCIGVGVDLIVSRVRDQLTAQ, encoded by the coding sequence ATGAGCACTGGTTTGACCCGCGCTATCGCGTGGCTCTACGCAGCGGCGCTGGTCTTTTTGACCCTCGGCTCGCCGAGGTATCGCTTTGAAACCGTGCTGCCCCACAATCTGGAGCACTTGGTGGCCTTCAGCATCTCGGGCCTCTTATTCTCTATCGGGTATCGGTCCCGCCCTCTGCTTGCTCCATTGGCCGGCGTCGGCTTTGTGGCGGCGCTTGAGGTGCTTCAGATCTGGGTGGCGGGTCGGCATGCGAGATGGATCGACTTTGCAATGGACGCGTTGGGTTTCTGTATCGGAGTCGGTGTGGATCTTATTGTGTCCCGGGTACGAGACCAGTTGACGGCACAGTGA
- a CDS encoding glycosyltransferase has product MSNCSQMRSACQSIVFVINSLTAGGAERTLVDVLAYLEDRLRGYAVHLVLLDVEEELHAVPPWVQKHVLNANFSFLWSTISLTRLLRGLAPAVTVSFLNRSNCANVLSSKILKYPCIVSERTYPTSRFGAGLSAVITKVIMRLTYPHADQVIAVSEGVRADLMANFGVDGAKIRVIYNPVDTDRICERALETPSARLPEPYIVSLGRLVPSKNFRLLIESYRSSSINENLVILGEGEERQELEKLVSRLGLEGRVILPGHMQNPYPIVGAARLFVSSSNLEGFPNALIEAMALGCPVVATDCDTGPMEILTGKMQARCTEVTLAEYGILVPVNSADLLADAIRIGCRESIRARYSRRSKERARDFGTRNSIEQYWSVIASHARFV; this is encoded by the coding sequence ATGAGTAATTGCAGTCAGATGCGCTCGGCCTGTCAGAGCATTGTCTTCGTTATCAACTCGCTCACTGCCGGTGGCGCGGAGCGTACCCTGGTCGATGTGCTGGCGTACCTTGAGGATCGCCTAAGAGGCTATGCTGTCCATCTTGTGCTTCTGGACGTCGAAGAAGAGCTGCACGCCGTGCCGCCTTGGGTGCAAAAGCATGTTCTCAATGCCAACTTTAGTTTCCTTTGGAGCACGATTTCGCTTACTCGGCTTCTGAGAGGTTTGGCGCCTGCGGTAACTGTAAGCTTCCTGAACCGATCGAACTGTGCAAACGTCTTATCCTCCAAGATCCTCAAATATCCATGCATAGTCAGTGAGCGTACTTACCCGACCAGCCGTTTTGGAGCCGGCCTGAGTGCCGTGATCACCAAAGTGATTATGCGGCTCACATATCCGCATGCAGACCAAGTGATCGCTGTATCCGAAGGGGTTAGAGCCGATCTGATGGCGAATTTCGGCGTCGACGGAGCGAAGATTCGCGTAATCTACAATCCCGTCGATACGGATCGGATCTGTGAACGAGCGTTGGAGACGCCGAGCGCGAGACTTCCAGAACCATATATCGTGAGTCTGGGACGCCTGGTTCCAAGTAAGAATTTTCGGCTGCTGATCGAGTCCTATCGATCATCGAGCATCAACGAGAATTTGGTTATCCTGGGTGAGGGGGAGGAGCGCCAGGAACTCGAGAAACTTGTATCGAGGCTCGGATTGGAAGGGCGCGTCATCCTGCCGGGCCACATGCAGAACCCATATCCGATTGTTGGGGCCGCGCGGCTGTTCGTTTCTTCTTCCAATCTGGAGGGGTTTCCGAATGCACTAATTGAGGCAATGGCATTAGGATGTCCGGTTGTCGCTACGGATTGTGATACTGGTCCGATGGAGATCTTGACGGGCAAAATGCAGGCCCGATGCACGGAGGTAACGCTCGCCGAATACGGAATCCTGGTCCCGGTGAATTCAGCTGATCTGCTCGCAGACGCGATCCGTATCGGGTGCCGTGAGAGCATCCGCGCCAGGTATTCGCGACGCAGCAAGGAACGTGCGCGGGATTTCGGAACTCGCAACTCGATTGAACAATACTGGTCGGTCATAGCGTCGCACGCGCGTTTCGTTTGA
- a CDS encoding glycosyltransferase family 2 protein — translation MTTSTIATVIPLYNKEPYIARAIASVLAQTRPVDEIIVVDDASTDGSLERIKAFQDSRIRVLRRTDPMQRGLPATRNLGIRSATSRWIALLDADDRWHEDYIEESNKLMAQAFDRIGFLFTGWESVSPNGVVTRDAYSVRCEGLGFRRLDLDSFVSAWLDLDACPVFPSGVVIRRDMLLDAGLFQERCRRGEDKDMWLRVLAITDALSSPRVCSSYYRDIPGAMNETISTNVRHCLCATLEEMISQASGARRHLLMRLFNQQVIEYARWVGGRERLSPDVYRGFFVSKNPLGYLLLLALSYLPVWLLKIVRQGMLWARDVIERPRSSR, via the coding sequence ATGACAACCAGCACCATCGCTACCGTGATCCCGCTGTACAACAAGGAACCTTATATCGCGCGAGCGATCGCGTCGGTACTCGCTCAGACGAGGCCCGTCGACGAAATCATTGTTGTGGACGATGCCTCTACGGACGGCAGCCTTGAACGGATCAAGGCTTTTCAAGATTCGCGAATACGCGTGCTTCGCCGGACGGATCCCATGCAAAGAGGCCTCCCGGCAACTCGCAACCTTGGAATCCGGTCTGCAACATCGCGCTGGATTGCGCTCCTGGACGCGGACGATCGCTGGCATGAAGATTACATCGAAGAGAGCAACAAGCTCATGGCCCAAGCGTTCGATCGTATAGGATTTCTCTTCACCGGCTGGGAGAGCGTCTCGCCTAACGGCGTCGTAACGCGTGATGCATATAGCGTGCGTTGCGAAGGTTTGGGCTTCAGGCGGTTGGATCTTGATAGCTTCGTTTCCGCGTGGCTCGACCTTGACGCCTGTCCCGTATTCCCTTCCGGGGTTGTTATTCGCCGCGACATGTTGCTCGACGCCGGTCTGTTTCAAGAGCGTTGCCGTCGTGGCGAGGACAAGGACATGTGGTTGCGTGTGCTGGCGATAACCGACGCGCTCAGTTCACCGCGAGTGTGCAGTTCGTATTATCGCGATATACCTGGTGCGATGAACGAAACGATCAGTACCAACGTGCGCCATTGCCTGTGCGCCACGCTTGAAGAGATGATCTCTCAGGCGTCGGGGGCGCGCCGCCACTTGCTCATGCGGCTCTTCAACCAGCAGGTCATCGAATATGCGCGGTGGGTTGGTGGGCGCGAACGCCTCTCGCCAGACGTTTACCGTGGGTTCTTTGTATCAAAAAATCCGCTAGGTTACCTGTTGTTGCTCGCGCTTTCATATCTGCCGGTCTGGCTTTTGAAAATCGTGCGTCAGGGCATGCTCTGGGCCCGTGACGTGATTGAACGGCCCAGATCAAGCCGGTGA